A genomic stretch from Achromobacter spanius includes:
- a CDS encoding isocitrate lyase/PEP mutase family protein — protein MKQTLKTQLATGAILAPGIYDALSALIAEQAGFDALYLSGASIAYTRLGRSDIGLTTYSEVEDTLARITERVATPVIVDADTGFGNALNTQRTVRGFERAGAAMIQLEDQTFPKRCGHLDGKTVIPASEMCGKLRAAVDARVDASTLILARTDAVAVDGLEAALDRAEAYLEAGADALFIEALRTPEQMQAACARFAARVPLLANMVEGGKTPVQSADALTALGFRIVIFPGGTARAVAHTLQGYYGSLRQHGTTAPWQQQMLDFDGLNTVIGTPELLEQGRRYEG, from the coding sequence ATGAAGCAAACACTAAAAACGCAGTTGGCCACGGGAGCCATCTTGGCGCCCGGCATCTACGACGCCCTGTCGGCGCTCATCGCCGAGCAGGCGGGCTTTGACGCGCTGTACCTGTCGGGCGCGTCCATCGCCTACACGCGGCTGGGGCGCTCGGACATCGGCCTGACCACGTATTCGGAAGTGGAGGACACGCTGGCGCGGATCACCGAGCGCGTGGCCACGCCGGTCATCGTGGACGCCGACACGGGCTTTGGCAATGCGCTGAACACGCAACGCACGGTGCGTGGCTTTGAACGCGCCGGCGCCGCGATGATCCAGTTGGAAGACCAGACCTTTCCCAAGCGCTGCGGCCACCTGGATGGCAAGACGGTGATCCCCGCCTCCGAAATGTGCGGCAAGCTGCGCGCCGCCGTGGATGCGCGGGTGGATGCGTCCACGTTGATCCTGGCGCGCACCGATGCGGTGGCCGTCGACGGCCTGGAAGCCGCCCTGGACCGCGCCGAAGCCTATCTGGAAGCGGGCGCGGACGCGCTATTCATCGAAGCGCTGCGCACGCCCGAACAGATGCAGGCGGCCTGCGCGCGCTTTGCCGCCCGCGTGCCGCTGCTGGCCAATATGGTGGAAGGCGGCAAGACCCCCGTGCAAAGCGCCGACGCCTTGACCGCATTGGGCTTTCGCATTGTTATCTTTCCCGGCGGCACGGCCCGCGCCGTGGCGCACACCTTGCAGGGCTATTACGGCAGCCTGCGCCAACACGGCACAACCGCGCCGTGGCAACAGCAGATGCTGGATTTCGACGGTTTGAATACGGTGATCGGCACGCCGGAACTGCTGGAGCAAGGGCGGCGGTATGAGGGGTAG
- a CDS encoding SulP family inorganic anion transporter — protein MPCDLPSTSPIKDDVTAGLTTAAVVIPKALAYAAVAGLPVQVGLYTAFVPMLVYAFLGTSRPLSVSTTTTLAILTATALDRAVPGGDATQLLVATATLALLVGVVLIAASLLRLGYLASFISEPVLVGFKAGIAIVIVVDQIPKLLGLHFTKGPFLSNVLAIFDGFTQLSIATTAVGAITLGLLLIMERFMPRVPAPLVTVAIAIAATSMFGLADLGVQTVGHVPTGLPSLTLPNPSLIGELWPMALGIALMSFTETIAAGRAFAKAGEALPNANRELLATGFSNAGGALFGAMPAGGGTSQTAVNRRAGARTQVAECVTAGVTLGVMLLLAPLIGAMPHATLAAVVIVYSVGLFDPAEFRAIARVRRTELVWALVALAGVVLLGTLQGILVAIIVSLVALAHQVSNPPLHRLLRKPNTNLFRPASPDHPDDEALEGILLLRPEGRIFFVNANNIGQKITQLINANHPKVVVLDMGSVFDIEYTALKLMSDAERRLRRDGVQLWLANLTPGVLATVRRSPLGETLGTDGLFQTLEEAVHKYQDTRLHAS, from the coding sequence ATGCCATGCGACCTGCCCTCTACAAGCCCGATAAAGGATGATGTCACCGCCGGGCTGACGACCGCCGCCGTCGTCATTCCGAAAGCGCTGGCCTATGCCGCCGTAGCGGGGTTACCGGTTCAGGTGGGGCTCTACACCGCGTTCGTGCCGATGCTGGTTTACGCCTTCCTCGGCACATCCCGGCCGCTTAGTGTCAGCACAACGACCACGCTCGCCATCCTTACCGCGACAGCGTTGGATCGGGCCGTGCCTGGCGGCGACGCCACGCAACTGCTGGTTGCCACGGCCACGCTGGCGCTGCTGGTTGGCGTCGTGCTGATCGCCGCGTCCCTGTTGCGGCTTGGCTACCTGGCCAGCTTTATTTCGGAGCCGGTATTGGTCGGCTTCAAGGCGGGCATCGCCATCGTGATCGTGGTCGACCAAATACCGAAACTGCTTGGCCTTCACTTCACGAAGGGGCCGTTTCTGTCGAACGTGCTGGCAATATTTGACGGGTTTACACAGCTATCGATCGCCACCACCGCCGTCGGCGCGATCACGTTGGGCCTGCTTCTCATCATGGAACGATTCATGCCGCGCGTGCCTGCGCCGCTGGTCACGGTCGCGATTGCCATCGCGGCAACCAGCATGTTCGGACTGGCTGATCTTGGCGTGCAAACGGTGGGCCATGTGCCCACGGGCTTACCGTCGTTGACCCTGCCGAATCCGTCTTTGATAGGTGAGCTTTGGCCCATGGCGCTGGGAATCGCGTTGATGAGTTTCACCGAAACGATCGCCGCGGGACGAGCCTTTGCGAAAGCGGGCGAGGCCCTGCCGAACGCCAATCGGGAATTGTTGGCCACGGGATTTTCGAACGCAGGCGGCGCGCTCTTCGGCGCCATGCCGGCGGGCGGCGGAACGTCCCAAACCGCCGTGAATCGGCGCGCCGGCGCACGCACCCAGGTAGCCGAGTGCGTTACCGCCGGGGTCACGCTGGGCGTCATGCTGCTGCTGGCGCCGTTGATTGGCGCGATGCCGCATGCAACCCTGGCGGCGGTGGTCATCGTGTACTCGGTTGGCCTGTTCGACCCGGCTGAGTTCCGTGCGATTGCCAGAGTGCGGCGCACAGAGCTTGTCTGGGCCTTGGTGGCGCTTGCCGGTGTCGTGCTGCTGGGCACGCTGCAAGGGATACTCGTCGCCATCATCGTGTCGCTTGTCGCCCTGGCCCACCAGGTGTCCAACCCGCCCTTGCATCGGCTGCTGCGTAAGCCGAACACGAACCTGTTCCGTCCGGCGTCCCCGGACCATCCCGACGATGAGGCGCTTGAAGGCATCTTGCTGCTTCGGCCCGAGGGACGCATCTTCTTTGTTAATGCAAACAATATTGGCCAGAAGATCACCCAATTGATCAACGCAAACCACCCCAAGGTGGTCGTACTCGATATGGGAAGTGTTTTCGATATCGAATACACCGCGCTGAAATTGATGAGCGATGCGGAACGTCGGTTAAGGCGCGACGGCGTCCAGCTTTGGCTGGCGAATCTAACCCCAGGCGTACTGGCCACGGTAAGACGATCACCCCTAGGCGAAACCTTGGGCACGGACGGCCTGTTCCAAACGCTTGAAGAGGCCGTCCACAAATACCAGGACACCAGGCTGCATGCGTCCTGA
- a CDS encoding chorismate--pyruvate lyase family protein — protein sequence MMKPAAHHPPLASGWLAITPPVLPPAMRHWLFRPGALTAGLRQVGQVRLRVLAEYADGAPPDEARAMGIAPGSPVWIREVLMSVNGVDSVPARSLTPLRASHGAWQGMRRLLTRPLADMLYHDSTVIRSPFACRRLASPVPFYATARGALPAERREQDAARVWARRSVFWRQGQPLLVAECFLPGFWEEIADQPVPPLVPHQRTAR from the coding sequence ATGATGAAACCCGCAGCCCATCACCCCCCGCTTGCTTCCGGCTGGCTGGCCATCACGCCGCCCGTCCTGCCCCCCGCCATGCGCCACTGGCTGTTCCGCCCGGGCGCGCTCACCGCCGGCTTGCGCCAGGTGGGCCAGGTGCGCCTGCGCGTGCTGGCCGAATACGCCGACGGCGCGCCGCCCGACGAAGCGCGCGCCATGGGCATCGCGCCCGGCTCGCCTGTCTGGATCCGCGAAGTGCTGATGTCGGTGAACGGCGTGGACAGCGTGCCCGCCCGCAGCCTGACGCCACTACGCGCCTCGCACGGCGCCTGGCAAGGCATGCGCCGGTTATTGACCCGGCCGCTTGCCGACATGCTGTATCACGACAGCACCGTCATCCGCTCACCCTTCGCCTGCCGCCGTTTGGCGTCGCCGGTGCCGTTTTACGCCACGGCGCGCGGGGCCTTGCCGGCTGAACGCCGGGAGCAGGACGCCGCCCGGGTCTGGGCGCGCCGGTCTGTGTTTTGGCGCCAAGGTCAGCCGTTGTTGGTGGCCGAATGCTTTCTGCCCGGGTTCTGGGAAGAGATCGCCGACCAGCCGGTGCCGCCGCTGGTGCCGCATCAGCGCACCGCGCGGTGA
- a CDS encoding nitrilase family protein gives MHALDPQSSPAVATWVASVQMAPMIGDVAANMARSVELVEQAAAQGARLVVLPELANTGYVFESRQEAYALAEVVPGGPSSQAWIALAQRLGIYLVAGIAERSGDRLYNAALIAGPAGYIGTYRKLHLWGDENLYFEPGDLGLPVFHTELGRLGVAICYDGWFPEVYRLLAVRGADIVAVPTNWVPMPGQTPDGPVMAHALTIAGAHSNGLTVVCADRVGTERGQPFVGRSLIVGSQGWTAAGPASADQEEVLLAPIDVQASRRARQLNDFNHVLRDRRCDIYDEQLGALAALGQR, from the coding sequence ATGCACGCGTTGGACCCGCAGAGTTCCCCGGCCGTAGCGACCTGGGTGGCCAGTGTGCAGATGGCCCCGATGATCGGCGACGTCGCCGCCAATATGGCCCGGTCGGTTGAGCTGGTGGAGCAGGCCGCGGCCCAGGGCGCGCGGCTGGTGGTGCTGCCCGAATTGGCGAACACGGGCTACGTGTTCGAAAGCCGCCAAGAGGCCTATGCGTTGGCCGAGGTGGTGCCGGGCGGCCCCAGCTCGCAGGCCTGGATCGCGCTGGCGCAGCGCCTGGGCATCTACCTGGTGGCGGGCATTGCCGAACGCAGTGGCGACCGCCTCTACAACGCCGCCCTGATCGCGGGGCCGGCCGGTTATATCGGCACCTACCGCAAGCTGCATTTGTGGGGCGACGAGAACCTGTATTTTGAGCCTGGGGATCTGGGTTTGCCGGTGTTCCATACCGAACTGGGCCGCTTGGGGGTCGCCATCTGCTATGACGGCTGGTTTCCCGAGGTCTACCGGCTGCTGGCGGTGCGTGGCGCGGACATCGTGGCCGTGCCGACCAACTGGGTGCCGATGCCAGGGCAGACGCCCGACGGGCCGGTCATGGCGCATGCGCTGACCATCGCGGGCGCGCACAGCAACGGTTTGACCGTGGTGTGCGCCGACCGCGTGGGCACCGAACGCGGCCAGCCTTTCGTGGGCCGCAGCCTGATCGTCGGATCGCAAGGCTGGACCGCCGCGGGCCCGGCCAGCGCCGACCAGGAAGAAGTGCTGCTGGCACCCATCGACGTGCAGGCCTCGCGCCGGGCGCGTCAATTGAACGATTTCAACCACGTGCTGCGCGACAGGCGCTGCGATATCTACGACGAGCAACTGGGCGCCTTGGCCGCCCTGGGGCAACGTTAA
- a CDS encoding substrate-binding protein: MKNLFSSFPIRLSCVALLAAVASAHAAEPLRIGVPVGLSGANSVVAPGVVQASQLAADEINAAGGILGRQIVLEIADDASGAVGAQKAYDTLVFQKKVDAIIAMETSAARNAALPIVSRGKVPYIYTSFYEGRSCNRWMHVNGWVPEQQVAPVVDHFMQERKAKTFFLVGSDYAFGRGMLKFTREYIEKQGGRVVGEEYLPIDGSDWTPVVSKIRSANPDALISSTAGGGPNVSLAKQIKAAGLSMPYGNLAIDEGTAKTMGDTAVGMYMSASYLTSIDTPQNRKFLDGLKAKFGNDAKTANEFSGPQYEAFYLYKAAVEKAGGLDPQKVVQALSEVSFDGPRGPVKMDRQRHAALTMRLGQVQQDGSIKILQTFNQVDPGAQCPNLK, translated from the coding sequence ATGAAAAACCTGTTCAGCAGCTTCCCCATCCGCTTGTCGTGCGTCGCGTTACTGGCTGCCGTTGCCAGCGCGCACGCGGCGGAACCCTTGCGCATCGGCGTGCCCGTCGGTCTGTCGGGCGCCAACAGCGTTGTGGCGCCTGGCGTGGTGCAGGCGTCCCAGTTGGCGGCTGACGAGATCAACGCGGCCGGCGGCATTCTGGGCCGCCAGATCGTGCTGGAGATCGCCGACGACGCATCGGGCGCCGTTGGCGCGCAAAAGGCTTATGACACGCTGGTCTTTCAGAAGAAGGTCGATGCCATCATCGCCATGGAAACCAGCGCGGCGCGCAATGCCGCGCTGCCCATCGTGTCGCGGGGCAAGGTGCCGTATATCTATACCTCTTTCTACGAAGGTCGCTCGTGCAACCGCTGGATGCATGTGAACGGCTGGGTGCCGGAGCAACAGGTTGCGCCGGTGGTGGACCACTTCATGCAAGAGCGCAAGGCCAAGACCTTCTTCCTGGTCGGCAGCGACTACGCGTTCGGGCGTGGCATGCTGAAGTTCACGCGGGAATACATCGAGAAGCAGGGCGGGCGCGTGGTGGGCGAGGAATACCTGCCCATCGATGGTTCGGACTGGACGCCGGTGGTGTCCAAGATTCGTTCGGCAAACCCGGATGCGCTGATCAGTTCCACGGCGGGCGGCGGGCCCAACGTGAGCCTGGCCAAGCAGATCAAGGCGGCGGGGTTGTCCATGCCCTACGGCAACCTGGCGATCGACGAAGGCACGGCCAAGACCATGGGCGATACGGCGGTGGGCATGTACATGTCGGCGTCGTACCTGACCAGTATCGATACGCCGCAAAACCGAAAATTCCTGGATGGCCTGAAGGCCAAGTTCGGCAACGATGCCAAGACCGCGAACGAATTTTCCGGCCCGCAGTACGAAGCCTTCTATCTGTACAAGGCGGCGGTCGAGAAGGCCGGCGGCCTGGATCCGCAAAAGGTGGTGCAGGCCTTGAGCGAAGTGTCGTTCGACGGCCCCCGGGGACCGGTCAAGATGGACCGCCAACGGCATGCGGCGCTGACCATGCGCCTGGGCCAGGTGCAGCAGGACGGTTCCATCAAGATCCTGCAAACCTTCAACCAGGTGGACCCGGGCGCGCAATGCCCGAACCTGAAGTGA
- a CDS encoding branched-chain amino acid ABC transporter permease, whose translation MGLLLDILSTAAMLFIVTSGLMIIFGVMKIVNFAHGAILTLGSYASLVVTQLGLNPWVALPFALAVGVLVGMGVERLIVQPLYKRPLDAILATWGLGIVIGQLITVAFGREVQFVDSPIQGAVSFLGMEYSAYRLFLVPAALLIYAAMTLLLNGTRFGVRTRAVIMNEDLARGLGINAERIRFTTFGLGAGLGALAGALITPLSSVDPNMGLPWLVSAFMLVMVSGHSITALLLTCVVYGACQVLVSIFVSPILGGVTIAVLAALTLRLRPQGFAHD comes from the coding sequence ATGGGTTTGCTGCTGGACATCTTGAGCACGGCCGCCATGCTCTTCATCGTGACGTCGGGGTTGATGATCATCTTCGGTGTGATGAAGATCGTCAATTTCGCGCATGGGGCGATTCTTACCCTGGGAAGCTATGCCAGTCTGGTTGTGACCCAGTTGGGCCTGAACCCTTGGGTGGCGCTGCCGTTCGCGCTGGCGGTTGGCGTGCTGGTGGGCATGGGGGTGGAACGCCTGATCGTGCAGCCGCTGTACAAGCGGCCGCTGGACGCGATCCTGGCTACGTGGGGCTTGGGCATCGTGATCGGTCAGCTCATTACCGTGGCGTTCGGGCGTGAAGTGCAGTTCGTGGACTCGCCGATCCAGGGCGCCGTGTCTTTTCTGGGCATGGAATATTCGGCGTACCGCCTGTTCCTGGTGCCCGCGGCGTTGCTGATCTATGCCGCCATGACGCTGCTGCTTAACGGCACCCGCTTCGGCGTGCGGACCCGCGCCGTGATCATGAACGAAGACCTGGCGCGCGGCCTGGGCATCAATGCCGAGCGCATACGCTTCACCACGTTTGGCCTGGGCGCCGGCTTGGGTGCGTTGGCCGGCGCACTGATCACACCGTTGTCCAGCGTGGACCCGAACATGGGCCTGCCGTGGCTGGTCAGCGCATTCATGCTGGTCATGGTGTCGGGGCATTCGATCACCGCGCTGTTGCTGACCTGCGTGGTCTATGGCGCTTGCCAGGTGCTGGTGAGCATTTTCGTCAGCCCGATCCTGGGCGGCGTCACCATCGCCGTCCTGGCCGCGTTGACGCTGCGCCTGCGTCCTCAAGGATTCGCCCATGACTGA
- a CDS encoding ABC transporter permease subunit gives MTEHSLTQAAQAGSAPASRRPLGRGLPWLAAACLILTVAGPWLFDTYLLNVLIKALFFAMAAVTVDVLWGYTGHLTFGQSAFFGVGAYAAGLAFTHYGFSPTTAVLAAFAAVGAAVVLALVTGWLSFYRGASPFFATVISLVLPIVLMQLVLAGGTYTGSSSGLTGYETFDLSLEAWYVIAAGTLSVVALLAWVVVRSDGGRILVALRDNESRCSYLGLNTAHWRIVLLVVCGAVASLAGFGYGAFSGVVAPELTGFVFGTELIIWVALGGRGTIWGPVLGAILINVAGSYLSGNLPFLWQLLLGVTFILVILLLPRGLLPLLTAPFLRRGATAPVPVLGVRAGQAPPASGTSWALSLSGVAKRFGSLKVLEGIDLQARGGELVGLIGPNGAGKTTLMRCIADGAERSEGELALYGQRVLQDGPEQCVRYGLGRKFQNANVFDTMTVAESLRIATTLREQPSWWRRSPTLDLPPYALEVLRVTGLDQSLASVARDLSHGQQQALELAMVLALEPRIVLLDEPTAGLSKAERAQIGQMLSSLAHKYGLCCLLVEHDLDFVKEVATRIVVLHQGRIVMDGSFRDVVESELVRTIYAGSAQAAQGAGQ, from the coding sequence ATGACTGAGCATTCGCTTACCCAGGCCGCGCAGGCGGGTTCCGCGCCCGCCTCACGCAGGCCGCTTGGCCGCGGGCTGCCGTGGTTGGCCGCCGCGTGCCTGATACTGACTGTGGCCGGCCCCTGGCTGTTCGACACCTACTTGCTCAATGTGCTGATCAAGGCGCTGTTTTTTGCGATGGCGGCGGTGACCGTGGACGTGCTGTGGGGCTACACCGGCCATCTGACGTTCGGCCAGTCCGCCTTCTTTGGGGTGGGTGCCTATGCCGCCGGCCTGGCCTTCACGCATTACGGGTTTTCGCCCACCACCGCCGTGCTGGCCGCATTCGCGGCCGTGGGCGCCGCGGTGGTGCTGGCGCTGGTGACCGGGTGGCTGTCGTTCTATCGGGGGGCGTCGCCGTTCTTTGCGACGGTCATCTCGCTGGTGCTGCCGATCGTGCTGATGCAGTTGGTGTTGGCCGGTGGCACCTATACCGGGTCGTCCTCGGGCCTGACGGGCTACGAGACGTTCGATCTGTCGCTCGAGGCCTGGTATGTGATTGCGGCCGGCACGTTGTCGGTCGTGGCCTTGCTGGCGTGGGTCGTGGTGCGCAGCGATGGTGGTCGCATTCTGGTGGCGCTGCGCGACAACGAGTCGCGTTGCAGCTATCTGGGCCTGAACACCGCCCACTGGCGCATTGTGCTGCTGGTGGTGTGCGGCGCCGTCGCCAGTCTGGCGGGGTTCGGCTATGGCGCGTTCAGCGGCGTGGTGGCGCCAGAGCTCACGGGTTTCGTGTTCGGCACGGAATTGATCATCTGGGTGGCGCTGGGGGGGCGCGGGACCATCTGGGGGCCGGTGCTGGGCGCCATCCTCATCAATGTGGCGGGTTCCTACCTGAGCGGGAATCTGCCGTTCCTGTGGCAGTTGCTGCTGGGCGTGACGTTCATCCTGGTGATCCTGCTGTTGCCGCGCGGGCTGCTGCCGCTGCTGACCGCGCCGTTTTTGCGGCGCGGCGCCACGGCCCCCGTGCCGGTGCTTGGCGTGCGTGCCGGGCAGGCGCCGCCGGCCAGCGGGACGTCGTGGGCGTTGAGCCTGTCTGGCGTCGCCAAGCGCTTCGGCAGCCTGAAAGTGCTGGAAGGCATCGACCTGCAAGCCCGGGGCGGCGAACTGGTGGGCCTGATCGGTCCCAACGGCGCGGGTAAAACCACGCTGATGCGCTGCATCGCCGATGGCGCCGAGCGGTCCGAAGGAGAATTGGCGCTTTACGGCCAGCGCGTGTTGCAAGATGGCCCAGAGCAATGCGTGCGCTACGGCCTGGGGCGCAAGTTCCAGAACGCCAATGTGTTCGACACGATGACGGTGGCCGAAAGCCTGCGCATCGCGACGACCTTGCGCGAACAGCCATCGTGGTGGCGGCGGTCGCCCACGCTGGATTTGCCGCCTTACGCGTTGGAGGTGCTGCGGGTGACCGGGCTGGACCAATCCCTGGCCAGCGTGGCCCGCGACCTGTCGCACGGGCAGCAACAGGCCCTGGAACTGGCGATGGTGCTGGCGCTGGAGCCGCGCATCGTGCTGCTGGACGAGCCCACGGCGGGCCTGAGCAAGGCCGAGCGGGCGCAGATCGGCCAGATGCTGTCATCGCTGGCGCACAAGTACGGCTTGTGCTGCCTGCTGGTGGAACATGATCTGGATTTTGTGAAGGAAGTGGCGACACGGATCGTCGTCTTGCACCAAGGCCGGATCGTCATGGACGGGAGCTTTCGCGACGTCGTGGAATCCGAGCTGGTGCGTACCATTTAC